GCGCGTGCCCCTGAATCCGGGACGGATAAAGCTCTATAGAAAAGGTATAGGTCGCCCTGGTCATGAGCGGCGGGAACATCACTCGCCAGCACCTGCGAGAGGCGCTGGCCTAGTTCCGGCGGCGGTACCGATCGATTCGGCGTTACGCTCCGGCGGGAAAGTCTTCAGCTCCCGGTTCGAAAGAGATAGCGGGTGTCGAAAAGCCCGTAGAGCGTGGCGGTCGTGTTGCCGAATACGTTGCGCACGGCCGTCATTCGAGCCGCATTGGCGGTGAAGATCACCGGCAGGTTCTCGGCGGCGATCGCCTGGGCGCGGTGGTATAGCGCCACCCGCGTGGCATGGTCAAGTTCCTGGCTGGCCCGCACGTAAAGGTCGTCGATCTGAGCCTCCCAATCGGTGGCCGGCCGCTGCTGCTTCGGATGCCATAGGTGAAATGCGCCGGTGCTGTGCCACAACCCGATGCCGCTGTAGGGATCGCTGCCGCCGGTGAACCCGATAACCGTCGCCTGCCAATCGTAGGTTTCGGTTAGCTGCTTAACCACGTCGCTGAATTCGATCAACTGGACGTCGGCCCGCACCCCGATATCGGCGAGGCCCCGGGAGATGATCGCCGCGACCCTTTCGCGCACGCTGTTGCCTTTGTTGGTAACCAGCTTGAACGCGATTTCGTTGCCGGCCGAATCCTCGCGGATTCCGTCGCCGTCGGTGTCCCGCCAGCCGAGGCCGTCAAGGATCTGCCCGGCCCTCGCCGGGTCGTATTCGTAGCGAGGCACATCGGGGTTGTGGAAGTCGCCGGCCGAGGGGCTGACCGAAGACCATTGCGGGGTTCCGAACCCGTTCAGCACCTGCCCGATGATCTCGTCGCGATCAATGCTGTGGGCGGCGGCCCGGCGAAATTCGGTGTTGGTGAACCATGCCAGGACTTTCGGCTCCAGATAGGGTTGCCCGGAATCGGGATCCCGGCCCGGGTTCATGTTGAAAGTCAGGAATGTCGACCCGAACGTTGGGCCGCGCCGGTGGATTGTGAAATCGCCGTCTGCTTCGCGGGACTTGAGATCGGCGTACTCCTCGCCCAGCACCCCGTGCACGTCGACCTCGCCGGCCAGGAACAACTCCAGTTCGGCGTCGAAGTCCGGAACGTATCTGAAATTGACGCTGTCCAGATACGGCAGCGAGTTGCCGGCGGCGTCGCGCAGCCAATAGTTGGGATTGCGCCGCAGGGTCAACTGCTCGTCCGGATCGTAGCTCTCGATCGTGAACGGGCCGGTGCCGATGATCTCGGCCGGTTCGGTATCGACGCCCCAGGCCTCGGCGAAGGTGCCTTCGTCGACGTATTTCTCTAGGACGTGCCGCGGGTAGATCGCCGTGCCCATCGCGCGCAGGAACGGGGCGAACGAGACCGGCAGATCGAAGCGCACCGTGTACTCGTC
This portion of the Chloroflexota bacterium genome encodes:
- a CDS encoding ABC transporter substrate-binding protein; this translates as MAKPGEHALKNRLVALAIAGLLVLSSAPAAAAARCDFVLGFAAIKTLITLSEGADRVGACLENERFNPATGEATQRTESGLLTWRKADNWTAFSDGQQTWVNGPYGLQSRPDGDLLAWERIAQLNQNASDFSYQVGRPGGSINYASIGGPLTFNLAVSKDTSSSNVLGYLFEGLTEISWLTNQVEPALAESWTHSDDGLTWTFSLRRGVRWHDGEPFTARDVEFTFNRIIYNDDIPASSRDSFTFRFLDQESGQWQEARMSVAAVDEYTVRFDLPVSFAPFLRAMGTAIYPRHVLEKYVDEGTFAEAWGVDTEPAEIIGTGPFTIESYDPDEQLTLRRNPNYWLRDAAGNSLPYLDSVNFRYVPDFDAELELFLAGEVDVHGVLGEEYADLKSREADGDFTIHRRGPTFGSTFLTFNMNPGRDPDSGQPYLEPKVLAWFTNTEFRRAAAHSIDRDEIIGQVLNGFGTPQWSSVSPSAGDFHNPDVPRYEYDPARAGQILDGLGWRDTDGDGIREDSAGNEIAFKLVTNKGNSVRERVAAIISRGLADIGVRADVQLIEFSDVVKQLTETYDWQATVIGFTGGSDPYSGIGLWHSTGAFHLWHPKQQRPATDWEAQIDDLYVRASQELDHATRVALYHRAQAIAAENLPVIFTANAARMTAVRNVFGNTTATLYGLFDTRYLFRTGS